From the genome of Gallus gallus isolate bGalGal1 chromosome 24, bGalGal1.mat.broiler.GRCg7b, whole genome shotgun sequence, one region includes:
- the KCNJ1 gene encoding ATP-sensitive inward rectifier potassium channel 1 — MFNYLRKRFASHITERSRRKARLVSKDGRCNIEFGNVEQSRFVFLIDIWTTILDLRWRYKMTIFISAFLGSWFLFGLLWYVVAYIHKDLPEFNPSINHTPCVENINGLTSAFLFSLETQVTIGYGFRCVTEQCVTAIFLLIFQSILGVIINSFMCGAILAKISRSKNRAKTITFSRNAVISKRGGKLCLLIRVANLRKSLLIGSHIYGKLLKTTITPEGETIILDQVNIEFIVDAGNENLFFISPLTIYHIIDKNSPFFHMAAETILQQDFELVVFLDGTVEATSATCQVRTSYIPEEVLWGYRFAPIVSKTKEGKYRVDFQNFSKTVAVEMPHCAFCLYNEKEAKAKEKKGYDNPGFVLAEASEASDTKM, encoded by the coding sequence ATGTTCAACTACCTCCGGAAACGCTTTGCCAGCCACATCACAGAACGAAGCCGGAGAAAAGCCAGGCTTGTTTCCAAAGATGGAAGGTGCAACATAGAGTTTGGCAATGTAGAGCAGTCAAGGTTTGTCTTTTTGATTGATATATGGACAACTATCCTGGATTTGAGATGGAGATACAAAATGACTATCTTCATTTCAGCATTCTTAGGCAGCTGGTTTCTGTTCGGTCTCCTCTGGTATGTTGTGGCCTACATACACAAAGACCTTCCAGAATTCAATCCTTCCATAAATCACACCCCCTGTGTTGAGAATATCAATGGTCTGACTTCAGCATTCCTGTTCTCCTTGGAGACACAGGTCACTATTGGCTATGGCTTCAGGTGTGTCACAGAACAATGTGTCACTGCCATTTTCTTGCTCATCTTCCAGTCTATTTTGGGGGTAATCATCAATTCTTTCATGTGTGGTGCCATCTTGGCCAAGATATCAAGGTCCAAAAACCGGGCCAAGACTATCACCTTCAGCAGGAATGCTGTCATCAGCAAACGCGGTGGGAAGCTCTGCCTCCTCATCAGGGTGGCAAACCTCAGGAAGAGTCTTCTCATTGGGAGTCACATTTACGGCAAACTCCTGAAGACCACCATCACCCCAGAAGGAGAGACAATCATTCTGGACCAGGTCAACATAGAATTTATCGTTGACGCTGGCAATGAAAATCTCTTCTTCATTTCCCCACTGACTATTTACCATATCATAGACAAGAACAGCCCTTTCTTCCACATGGCAGCAGAAACAATTCTGCAGCAAGATTTTGAACTGGTGGTGTTTTTAGACGGCACTGTTGAAGCGACCAGTGCTACCTGTCAGGTGAGGACATCTTACATCCCAGAAGAGGTGCTCTGGGGTTATCGCTTTGCTCCCATTGTGTCCAAGACCAAGGAAGGGAAATACAGAGTAGACTTCCAGAACTTCAGCAAGACAGTGGCAGTGGAGATGCCCCACTGTGCCTTCTGCCTCTACAATGAGAAAGAAGCTAAAGccaaagagaagaaaggctATGACAACCCTGGTTTTGTCTTGGCAGAAGCTAGCGAAGCCAGTGACACAAAGATGTAG